A region of the Sphingobium yanoikuyae genome:
GGAGGCACCATCACCTACCGCTTCGGCAGCTGAGGAATTCGAGGAAGGCCGGCGCGCATGTTGCCGGCCTTCCTTGTCCAAGTCCCGCGCTTTTGTAATGAGCATGTTGCCCGGTCCCAGCAATCACGTCGCGACGGGAGCGGTAAGGACAGGATGCTCGACATGAACAATATTCTCGACCTCAACGAAGCTGTCGAATTGGGCGGTTCCGTGGTCGCACGCACAGTGCGGGAACTGACGGAACTCAGCCTTCAGGCCGGGGACGGGGACTATCTGGGATCCGAAGCCGAACTGCTCGAGCGCATGGGCATCAGCCGTCCGACCCTTCGTCAGGCAGCGAAAGTCGTGGAAAGTGACTGCCTCCTCTCGGTCCGCCGCGGCGTCAACGGGGGCTTCTATGCCACTCGGCCCAGCGCGCGGCATGTGGTCCAGTCTCCTGCGCTATGGCTCCGTCTCCAATCGGCGACACTGGAGCAGATGAATCGGGCGAGTATGTTGATCTACCCGACCGCAGGCGCGGAGGCGGCCAAATGCACCGATCCAAAATTGATCGCGGAACTCAGGAGCTTTCGGGCAGCGATCGACGAACGTGAGGCGCGACAGGAAAATCAGCGGGAAACACTAGATGCCGAAATCTATTTATCTCAGCTTATCGCAAACATGAGCGGGGATCCCGTCCTCATCCTCTTTATCGGCATCAGCTACACCTTTGGCTTGCTGGAACGAGAATATCGCTTTTACCGCCGCGCGCCCGAACGTCGCAGGCTCTGGCTGTCGCTACAGCGCAGCTATTGCGACGCCATATTGTCGGGCGACAGTGAAATCGCGCTGCTGCTCGGGGTGCGGCGCGGGCGGCAGGTCGAAAGCTGGATTGCCGAAGATAAGGCGGCCGCGGCGCAACGGGCGACCGACGAGACATAAACGACAGGACAGGCATGATGGCACAACTTGACTATATCGGTTTTGGGGGTGTGCGTCTCGTCGCGCAGAGCTTCGGGCAAGAGGATGATCCTGGCATATTGCTGCTGCATGGCGGTGGTCAGACCCATGATGCTTGGCGATCGGCAGCAGTCGCCCTTGCCGAAGCGGGCCGCTATGTCATCAGCCTAGATCTGCGCGGGCATGGTGCCAGCGAATGGCCTGCCGATGGTCGCTACGATCTCGATGCCTACAGCGGCGACATCCGCGCGGTCCTGGCGACGTTGCGGTCCCGACCGGTCATCGTGGCGGCATCGCTGGGTGGCTGGATCGCTACCGCTGTACTGGGGGAAAGCGAAACCGCATTGGCGACCGGCCTGGTGCTTGTCGATGCGCCGCCGCGCATGGACCCGGCAGGGTCAAGCCGCATGAGCGAGACGTTGCGTCGTGTTGCGGCAGGCAAGGGCGGCCAATGGGATCCGCGCATTCTGGACAGTTTCGACACGCCGGCGGCGGAAGGTCGGCTAATTGATGCGGCGCGGGAACTCAAAGTGCCGACATTGATCGTTCGGGGCGAGCGCAGCACGCTCAGCACGCCCGAATCCGTCGTCGAACTTGCTGGTTGCATCGCCGATGTCGAGGCCGTCGAAATCAGCGACGCAGGGCATCTAGTCGCGGTCGATCAGGCGGACGCTTTCAACGCGCTTCTGCTCGATTTCCTCGAACGGCGAGTACCCCTGTCGCCGCCCTCCTACGTCGCTGGCTCGGATTCCCGGACGCTGCGCGATGCGCTCGGCTGCTTTGCCACCGGCGTAACCGTCGTCACGACCCTTGACCCAGGCGGCAGCCCTGTCGGGCTCACTGCCAATTCCTTTACCTCAGTGTCGCTCGATCCGCCCCTTCTGCTTGTGTGTATTGCCAAGAATGCAGGCAGCCTGCCGGCGTTTCTGACCGCCGACCATTTTGTCGTCAACGTCCTGCACATTGGCCAGCAGCCGGTATCTGGCCGCTTTGCCAGTCGTACCGAAGATCGCTTTGGTCAGACCGATTGCGACATATGGGATAGCGGCGTGCCCGTAATCCGCCACTCGCTCGCCAGCTTCGAATGCGCCCGTGACACCGTGCATGATGCGGGCGATCATCAGATTTTGGTCGGCCGCGTGAAGCGTGTTCAATTCGAGCCGCACCGCGATCCGTTGCTCTATTTTCGCGGCAAGTATCGCCGGCTGCATTTTAGCTGATCAGGCCAGTCAGACATATATCACTAGGTTTTATCAGTTTGCATTTTTGGCGTGACAAGAGGTGTCAATTTGGGCCAGAAGGTTTCGACAATAATCGCCTGTCCGTGATTCCATGGACAGGACGGGACCGGGAGAGGCGCTTGCCCGACCTGATACCGTAATCGAGAGAGCAGGAACGGGATGACCTGGGTAAATCAGGATAAATGCGCGATCGTCGGGATTGGCGCGACTGACTATTATGTCCGCGGTAAAAGCTGGCCGCGCACGATCAACGACATGGCGGGCGAAGCCATTTTGAAGGCGTGTGAAGATGCGGGCATCTCGGTCAACCAGATCGACGGCATTGCTTATTATTCCACCGCCGGCGCGGGCTATCTCGACAAATTCGATACAGCCAGCTTGATGGAGACGCTGGGCATTCCCTATGTCGGCTTTTCCGCGACGCTGACCAGCGGCGGGGGCGGTTGCCCGGGTGCAATTGGTCTCGCGACCGCCGGCCTGATGAATCAGGATTGCACCTATACGGTGACGCTGATGGCGTTGCAGCAACTGCCCCAGCATAGGCTGGGCGTGGTGTTCGGCTCATCAGCCCCCAATCCCGAAAACAGCTTCCTCCAACCTTCGGGTCTCGTCGGTCCCGGTCATCTGATGAGCGTCCTGGCCCGTCGTCACATGCACCTCTACGGCACACAGCCCGAAGCCTTCAAGGAAATCGTCCAGGCCACCCGCGAGAATGCACTGGACCGGCCCAAGGCGGTTCGTCGCAAGCCGTTGTCGGACGAGGAATATTGGACCTCGCCGATGTTGGCTGATCCACTGCGCCGGCTCGACTTCTGCCTGGAGACCGACGGCGCCGTAGCAGTGATCACGACAACGATGGACCGCGCCAGGGACTGCCGCCACAAGCCGGCCGTGGTCCATGGCGTCGCCCATGGCGGCACCCGCGAATGGGGACGGGCCTTTGCCTGGATGGGTATGCCCGATCCCGACTTCGCGTCGTCCGGCCACAAGTTCGTCGCGGACCGCATCTGGAACCAGACGGGCCTGACAGCCAAGGATATGGATGTCGCGCTAATCTACGACCATTTCTCCTCCATGGTGCTGATGCAGCTGGAAGATTATGGCTTCTGCGAAAAGGGTGAGGGCAGCGACTATGTCCTGTCCGGCAAGATTCGCTACGATAAGGCCACCAGGGGCGGCGTGAACGGCGGTGTGCCCGTAAACACCCACGGCGGCAACCTCAACGAAGCCTATATCATTGGCATGACTCACATCGTCGAGGGTGTGGAGCAGGTGCGCGGCACGACCGTCAATCAGGTCGAGGATTGTGAATTCGCACTCGTGACGGGCGGCCCTGCGTCGCTGCCCGTTTCCGGTCTCGTTCTGAGGAGGGCCTGATGAGCTACGGACCCGCACGCGTCCTTCCGGGCGAAGGCATCAAGATCACCACCAATCCCGATACAGAACCCTTCTGGGGAGCCGCTCGGGAACGGCGGCTCACCGCCTGCCAGTGCGGCGATTGCGGCCATTTTCGTATGCCGCCTTCGCCCTTTTGCCCCAAATGTCAGTCGACGCGGAAGGTATGGCCCGACCTGCCGGGCACCGGAACGATATTCAGCTTCGCCATCTGTTCGAAAAATCCCAGGACGGGTGAAGATTATGTCTACGTACCCGTCGTCGTCAGTCTCGACGGCACCGACGACGCGCGCCTCGTGTCCAATCTGGGCGGTATCAATGCGGAAGATGTCCGCATCGGTCAGAAGGTTGAGGTGGACTGGAACCCGATTGACGACGGCTGGGTGTTGCCCGTTTTCAAACCCGTGGAGGCCCTATGAGCCAGATCAGCGAACTCACTCGTCCCGTATCGGCGCAGGGGCCGCAGTCTGATGACCTGCGCTATCTCGATCCGCAGATCGAGACGCTGCCGCGTGCCGAACTGGACAAGCTCCAGGAATTTCGCCTGCTGTCGATGCTGCAATATGTCTATGATGGCAACGGCCTCATCCGCGAAGTATGGGATGCGGCCGGAGTCAAGCCGTCGGACATAAAGTCGCTAGCCGATTATCGGGCGAAGGCGCCGTTCATCGACAAGGACATGATCCGCGATTACCGCGACCGCAACGATGATCCGTGCGGCGGGCTGCGTATCGCTGATTATCGCGACATTCCACATGTCGGCTTCACGTCGGGCACGACCGGCGATCCGACCCCGGTGCCCAATGGCAAGGGCAGCGCCACCGAACCGGAAATCCTGCGTGAATTCTGGCAGATCGGCGCGCGCGGCGGCGACTATGTCACCTATATGATGTTCACCTTCCGGGGCGGCATCAACCGCACGTCCTTCCTCAACGAAGCGGGCTTCACGCCGATCCTGTCGCCGCATGATCCTGCGATGTTGCCGCAGATGATCGAGGCGATCGAAACCTATCGCCCGACCATTCTCTACATGCTCTCCACGCCGATGATGATCGGGCTGGAGAAGTTTTTCGAGACGAGCGACAAGGATCCGCGCGAGGTCTTCAAGTCGGTCAAGGGGGGCGTGTTCGGCGGCGAGCCGATGAGTCCGCGCTTCCAGAAGCTGGCCAAGGACTGGGGGATCGAGATTTTCGATTACACCTCCCTGGGCGACGTGACCGGCGCGATGGAATGTCGCGCGCATAACGGCTTCCACGCCTGGGAAGATCTGGCGCTGGTCGAAAATCTCGATCCTGATGGCAATCCGGTGCCCGATGGCGAGATGGGCGAACTGGTCGTCACGGCCCTGTCCGATCCCTGGGCGCCGCTGGTTCGCTTTCGTACAGCCGATCTCGTCAAGTTCGACCGCTCGCCATGCAGTTGTGGGCGCACCCATCTGCGCTTCTGGACGCTGGGCCGTGCCGGCGACCAGACATTCATCAATGGGACCGCGGTCCTGCCGCGCGACATCCAGGCGATCGTCGAACAATTCCCCGAAACCAAGGCGGCCCTGTTCCAGATCATCCGGCCCCAGGCCCGGATGGACTTGCTGCGTCTGCGCGTGGGTTATGAAGGGCTGACCGACAGCCAGGAGGCGCTTGCGGCCCGTATCGCCAGCAAGGTGGCGCAGGTGCTGGGCGTTCCGTCCGACATCGAACTGGTCCCGGCAGAAGAGTTGCTGAAGCTTGGCCCCCCCCAGAAAATCCCGAGGGTAACAAAGTCATGAGCGAGACCTTGTCGATGATCCGGCCCAGCGCCATCGCGCAGTTCAGCGATAATGGCGTGACGCGTCTGCTGCCGATCAGCGAGCGCGAAGTGAACCGCACCATTGCCTTCTTCCGCCGCGTACTGGCGAGCGACTGGGATCTGCGCGGCCGCTTCGCGCTGATCCTGGGGACACAGGCCGACGCCTATTTCCTTGCCGCCTTCGAACGCGCGCTTCAGGAACGCGGCGTGACGGTGTGCAATTCGGAAGCCAATAGCTGGGATGGCGCCCGCACTGAAGCGACTATCCGGCGCTTCGACGTCGCGATCGTCGCGGTGGTAACACCCATCGTTCTAGATGCCATCCGCAACGCGGGCCACGACGCGAAAACCTTGTTCCAAGGGAAGATCGTTTGGGCGCAGGGCGACGCCTATGATGCGCTGGAAGGAACCGAAGGGATCGACTTGCGCCGCTGGATACCGCTCGGCCCTGCTTTCGCGATCGAGGGGCGGCACCGCGGGGGCGCCCATTATGACGGCCGCGAATGGCTGATCGAGACGCACGGCGACACGACCTATGTCACCAGCCGCCTAGATCGCGCCATGGCCTTCGATCGGCTTCCAGTGGCCCTGACGGCGCGGATCAATACCGACCCCTGTCCCGGCGGCGCCCTGGGGCCGCGCATCGTCCTTTGATCAGTTTCCACGGACATGGCGGCATTATGCTGGCGGCGGATGAGGCGGGGCCCCCCGATGGCCCCAGCGTCATCTTTCTCCATGGCGGCGGTCAAACCCGTCACAGTTGGGGCACTGCCCTCAATGCTGCGTCGGCGCGCGGTTTCCATGCGATCACCGTCGACCTACGCGGCCATGGCGACAGCGACTGGGCGTCCGACGGCGACTATCGCATTGACGCTCATGTTGGCGACATCCGTGCGATCGTGGCGACCATGCCCGACGCGCCGGTGCTGGTCGGCGCATCGCTCGGTGGCCTTGCGGCTCTTTTGGCCGTCGGAGAAAGTCCTGCGCTGATCGCCCGTGGCCTTGTCCTGGTAGATGTCGTGCCGCAAATCGAGATGGAGGGCGCGCAGGAAATTCGGGGCTTCATGACCGGCAATCCCGACGGCTTTGCCACCGTCGAGGAAGCCGCCGATGCCGTGGCCGCCTATCTGCCCCATCGCAAGCGTCCGTCCGATCCCGCCGGCCTTATGAAGAATTTGCGTCGCCGTGCGGATGGCCGGCTTCATTGGCATTGGGATCCGGCCATGCTGGGCGATCTGAAGGGACTCGATCCCACAGAGCGCGAAACCCGCTTTACCCACGCCGCAATGCAGGTGCGCGTCCCGACCCTGCTGATCCGTGGCGGCATGAGCCGTGTCGTCAGCATGGACGGGGTCGCCGCCTTCCAGAGCGCCATCCCCCACAGCGAATTCATCAACATCGAGCAGGCGGACCATATGGTCGCGGGGGATGCGAATGACGCATTCAACGCACCGCTGCTCGACTTTCTGGACCGAAACCGATGACCAACCACGCCGATCTTTCCCCCTATATCGCCGTCCATCATTACGGTCTGGGTGACCTGTTGCATGAGCAGGCGCGCAGCCGGCCGCACATGATTGCGGCCATCGACGGCGAACATCGCTTCACCTATGCCGAATTTGATGAACGGGTGAACCGCCTTGCAGGCGTTTTGCGCGCCCGCAGTGTCGGTCATGGCGATCGCGTCCTGTGGCTCGGTCAGAACAGTATGCGTGTACTTGAAGCGCTACTGGCCTCCGCCCGCGTCGGAGCCATTTTCTGCCCTGCCAACTGGCGTGCCTCGGTGCCCGAAATCGCCGCCATGCTGGAAGACTTCGATCCCAGCGTAATATTCTGGCAGAATGAGGAGATTGGAGAAGGCAATCGCCAGGCTCGGGGCGGCTGGAAACCCGACAGCCACTGGATCTGCCATGACGGCTGCGAGGGCGAGGACAGCTATGAAGCGTTGCTCGCGGCGGCTGATCCCGAAAGCGATTTTGCCCCCGTCGATACTGGCACGCCCTTGCTGGCCGTCTACACCGCTGCCTTTTCCGGTCGCGCGGGCGCAGCGCTCCTCAGTCACGAATCCTTGCTCATCATGGCCTGGCTTGCGCTGCAATCGCAGAAGATCGACGAGCATTCGGGCTATCTCGTATCCGGCCCGATGTTTCATATTGGCGTCCTTATGGGCACGCTCGGCACCTTCCTGGCAGGCGGGCGCAACGCTTTCGTGCCGCGCGTGGAGGCCGAAAATCTCCTGCGGATGATCGAGGCGGAAAAGCTGACGCACGCCTTCGTGCCCCAGCCGACCGTATTGCAGATGCGGGACGTCAACAAAGACGGCACCTATGACGTGACCAGCCTTTTTGCCGATAATCAGATGTCTGACTGGCGGATGCCGATGGTCATGCCGGCCGACGCCCCGGCAGTGCGAAAGCTGGGTGGCTATGGCCAGACGGAGATTGGCGGGCTGACATCGGTGCTGTGGATGGGAGGGCAG
Encoded here:
- a CDS encoding FadR/GntR family transcriptional regulator, whose product is MNNILDLNEAVELGGSVVARTVRELTELSLQAGDGDYLGSEAELLERMGISRPTLRQAAKVVESDCLLSVRRGVNGGFYATRPSARHVVQSPALWLRLQSATLEQMNRASMLIYPTAGAEAAKCTDPKLIAELRSFRAAIDEREARQENQRETLDAEIYLSQLIANMSGDPVLILFIGISYTFGLLEREYRFYRRAPERRRLWLSLQRSYCDAILSGDSEIALLLGVRRGRQVESWIAEDKAAAAQRATDET
- a CDS encoding alpha/beta fold hydrolase, yielding MLLHGGGQTHDAWRSAAVALAEAGRYVISLDLRGHGASEWPADGRYDLDAYSGDIRAVLATLRSRPVIVAASLGGWIATAVLGESETALATGLVLVDAPPRMDPAGSSRMSETLRRVAAGKGGQWDPRILDSFDTPAAEGRLIDAARELKVPTLIVRGERSTLSTPESVVELAGCIADVEAVEISDAGHLVAVDQADAFNALLLDFLERRVPLSPPSYVAGSDSRTLRDALGCFATGVTVVTTLDPGGSPVGLTANSFTSVSLDPPLLLVCIAKNAGSLPAFLTADHFVVNVLHIGQQPVSGRFASRTEDRFGQTDCDIWDSGVPVIRHSLASFECARDTVHDAGDHQILVGRVKRVQFEPHRDPLLYFRGKYRRLHFS
- a CDS encoding thiolase C-terminal domain-containing protein, with product MTWVNQDKCAIVGIGATDYYVRGKSWPRTINDMAGEAILKACEDAGISVNQIDGIAYYSTAGAGYLDKFDTASLMETLGIPYVGFSATLTSGGGGCPGAIGLATAGLMNQDCTYTVTLMALQQLPQHRLGVVFGSSAPNPENSFLQPSGLVGPGHLMSVLARRHMHLYGTQPEAFKEIVQATRENALDRPKAVRRKPLSDEEYWTSPMLADPLRRLDFCLETDGAVAVITTTMDRARDCRHKPAVVHGVAHGGTREWGRAFAWMGMPDPDFASSGHKFVADRIWNQTGLTAKDMDVALIYDHFSSMVLMQLEDYGFCEKGEGSDYVLSGKIRYDKATRGGVNGGVPVNTHGGNLNEAYIIGMTHIVEGVEQVRGTTVNQVEDCEFALVTGGPASLPVSGLVLRRA
- a CDS encoding Zn-ribbon domain-containing OB-fold protein, which translates into the protein MSYGPARVLPGEGIKITTNPDTEPFWGAARERRLTACQCGDCGHFRMPPSPFCPKCQSTRKVWPDLPGTGTIFSFAICSKNPRTGEDYVYVPVVVSLDGTDDARLVSNLGGINAEDVRIGQKVEVDWNPIDDGWVLPVFKPVEAL
- a CDS encoding phenylacetate--CoA ligase family protein — translated: MSQISELTRPVSAQGPQSDDLRYLDPQIETLPRAELDKLQEFRLLSMLQYVYDGNGLIREVWDAAGVKPSDIKSLADYRAKAPFIDKDMIRDYRDRNDDPCGGLRIADYRDIPHVGFTSGTTGDPTPVPNGKGSATEPEILREFWQIGARGGDYVTYMMFTFRGGINRTSFLNEAGFTPILSPHDPAMLPQMIEAIETYRPTILYMLSTPMMIGLEKFFETSDKDPREVFKSVKGGVFGGEPMSPRFQKLAKDWGIEIFDYTSLGDVTGAMECRAHNGFHAWEDLALVENLDPDGNPVPDGEMGELVVTALSDPWAPLVRFRTADLVKFDRSPCSCGRTHLRFWTLGRAGDQTFINGTAVLPRDIQAIVEQFPETKAALFQIIRPQARMDLLRLRVGYEGLTDSQEALAARIASKVAQVLGVPSDIELVPAEELLKLGPPQKIPRVTKS
- a CDS encoding alpha/beta fold hydrolase: MLAADEAGPPDGPSVIFLHGGGQTRHSWGTALNAASARGFHAITVDLRGHGDSDWASDGDYRIDAHVGDIRAIVATMPDAPVLVGASLGGLAALLAVGESPALIARGLVLVDVVPQIEMEGAQEIRGFMTGNPDGFATVEEAADAVAAYLPHRKRPSDPAGLMKNLRRRADGRLHWHWDPAMLGDLKGLDPTERETRFTHAAMQVRVPTLLIRGGMSRVVSMDGVAAFQSAIPHSEFINIEQADHMVAGDANDAFNAPLLDFLDRNR
- a CDS encoding AMP-binding protein: MTNHADLSPYIAVHHYGLGDLLHEQARSRPHMIAAIDGEHRFTYAEFDERVNRLAGVLRARSVGHGDRVLWLGQNSMRVLEALLASARVGAIFCPANWRASVPEIAAMLEDFDPSVIFWQNEEIGEGNRQARGGWKPDSHWICHDGCEGEDSYEALLAAADPESDFAPVDTGTPLLAVYTAAFSGRAGAALLSHESLLIMAWLALQSQKIDEHSGYLVSGPMFHIGVLMGTLGTFLAGGRNAFVPRVEAENLLRMIEAEKLTHAFVPQPTVLQMRDVNKDGTYDVTSLFADNQMSDWRMPMVMPADAPAVRKLGGYGQTEIGGLTSVLWMGGQGAGRPVPFVSFKIGDEEGNELPRGQTGEIFARGPIVMCGYWNRPEENARRVVNGWHRTNDLGKRLEDGSLVFVGPKTTMIKTGIENVYPAEVEACLRQHPGVADVCVIGVPDPKWDQNVKAVVIRREGVEVDAQALIDHCRDRMASYKKPKIVHFVDSLPRTAQGFVDRAAVDADFGGGGYPSVG